Below is a genomic region from Miscanthus floridulus cultivar M001 chromosome 1, ASM1932011v1, whole genome shotgun sequence.
CAGGAGACCTGGGAAGATGGTGCATGCCGTCATTGTGACAAGAGGCATTGTCCCGGATGTGTTTGTCTCCACTGAGCTGATCAGGGTGTACGGAGAGTACAGCGAGCTGTCTGTCTCCCGGAGGTTGTTTGATGCGATGCCGGTGAGGAGCACAGTTTCGTGGAATGCCATGGTGCATCAGTATATCAGGCATAGTAATATTGACAATGCCTACGAGCTGTTCCTTGCAATGCCAAGGAGGGATGTAGTGTCATGGAACACGGTGATTGCTGGGTACTGCCTCGTTGGCCGATGTATGGAGGCCCTAGAACTGTTCCGTCAGATGATATCGCCATCTTCATGTCCAGTGCATCCAAATGGACCTACAATGAGCACTGTCCTTGCTGCTTGCGCGGGTGCAGGTTGTTTAGAGACTGGGATTTGGGTCCATGCGTACATTGACAGGAATCGCATGAATGACGATGGCTCATTGGATCGGTCCTTGATACATATGTACGCCAAGTGTGGAAGCATTGAAAAGGCCCTTCAGGTGTTTGAAAAGGCACCTGGGAAGAGGGATCTGTACTCATGGACGACCGTGATTTGTGGACTGGCAATGCACGGTAAGGCTGCTGATGCTCTAAGAATGTTTGGCATGATGCAAGACAATGGTATACGACCAGATGATGTTACTCTTGTTGGGGTCCTTAATGCTTGCGCACATGGTGGACTTGTAGATGAAGGCCTTCGCCACTTCTACTCCTTAGAGAAGTATGCAATCACACCCAAAATTGAACACTATGGATGTGTCATCGATCTTCTTGGTCGTGTTGGGCGATTGGAAGAAGCATACAGCGTTATCAGGACCATGCGGATGAAGCCTAATGCAGTAATCTGGGGCGCATTCTTGAATGCATGCAAAGTTCACAGCAACGTGGAGCTTGGCGAGATTGCAGCAGCTGAACTCACCAGGTTAGATCCAGA
It encodes:
- the LOC136481448 gene encoding pentatricopeptide repeat-containing protein At3g29230-like: MHPLTLSSTALLRLIKSLSPAAGPRAHLAAAAIHGLLFKEGLLHAGAHLPTALLSSYAALGRPRHARDLFDEMPDPGLVTRTAMARAHAASGQAAQALAVFGDMLTDGVLPDNVALAVALAACHGAGSFPAAGMTAARRPGKMVHAVIVTRGIVPDVFVSTELIRVYGEYSELSVSRRLFDAMPVRSTVSWNAMVHQYIRHSNIDNAYELFLAMPRRDVVSWNTVIAGYCLVGRCMEALELFRQMISPSSCPVHPNGPTMSTVLAACAGAGCLETGIWVHAYIDRNRMNDDGSLDRSLIHMYAKCGSIEKALQVFEKAPGKRDLYSWTTVICGLAMHGKAADALRMFGMMQDNGIRPDDVTLVGVLNACAHGGLVDEGLRHFYSLEKYAITPKIEHYGCVIDLLGRVGRLEEAYSVIRTMRMKPNAVIWGAFLNACKVHSNVELGEIAAAELTRLDPDDPWARVMLSSLYAKAQDWSSLARERREMNSLQMKKTPGCSSIELDGEVHEFVAGSFQHPQYGEICTVLENVEAQTLSG